CAATTGAATTAAGCAGCATCAGGTTGCGTTCATTCAACCGAAATCAATCAGAGAATTGATAAGGAGAacgtatttattataattttattataaaaattatacggtaatgatttaattatgatttgtAAGACTCTTCTTCAAGGGTAATGTTTAATTGTGAGTAAAAACCCAcaaataattcattatttttaagtttttaaatggATTTATAAATTCTAAGTGTTGgaactaattattatttttcagtttctttataaattataatttagtttatgGAGGAGCCTCAAATACGcgaatttaaaaacataattaaaggTGGTTATTTAAGCCCAGTGTTGTATAAGTATCATAAATTAGGAGATTAACCTCAATTGCTCTACAAATATGGTCAcatctcaaaatatttgtaaacagAACATAGCCTGGCGCCAGAAAGAGATGAAAGATGCATAACTCAATCAGCTGATATCGATAAAAGTGAATGATGGAAGTGGAGAACAAACAATCCTTGAAACCAGCGCATTGGAGACTTTTTGTGACTTTTTGGGTATTgaattattaagaaattaaattgcgGCAGTTCAGCGAATTTAGTTAGTGTTTAATGGACATGAGTATCAGGTTTGCTAAACAAGTAAGATGCCAGATAAATGCCAGAAATAACGCAAATGACTCAAAGCAATGCAAAACTGGAACTGAACTTGAAAGTTAAAGCGTACTGATTTCTCTctttcccactctctctcatTGGCGctaacacaaatacaaattgcacGTTAAACGAGCTGAAAACAATGCGTATATGAAGAGTATGAGAAATACTTAAAGTGTCTTGTGTGGCACTGAAACCCAAAAAGTGTGAAGGGTAAAGCGGCGAAACAAATCTGCAGAGCAATAAGTAGTTAAAATAGCTAAAATGGCCCGAAGACTGAATGAAGAAAGAGGAGAATAGAAACAAAAGAAGTCGAGGCAAAGAAGCAAAGCACAGAcgtaaagcaaaagcaacaacaagttgctGTTGGTGAAGATACACAAGAGTCTCATTTATATATTGGCACAAAGCACAAAAGTCTCCACATACACTTCAAGTCTCCAATGCGAGCCAATCGAAGTGGCGTACGAAGCGCGGAAGCGTTTTTGAGAGACAAGAAAAGCCATAtactgtatatgtataaacatacatacgcattagtgtgtgtgtgtgtgtgggagtatgggctgaaatcaaaaccaacaacagcaacaacaaaattggaAGGCAGTgctaattacatttttggaCACGACTCGTTTTGTGGGGTTTCAGTATTAGCAGTtgttaaattgattttcatgAAATTATTGGCCAAAAATTcactgtaaataaatacatgcaGCTTAAATGCCAACAACATATGCGACCTTTATGAGGGGGGAAGCAGAGGGCGACTTCTCTTTGCTTatcacagcacacacactcatacccTCATGCAATTTTATATGTGTTCATATTGCCCACTCACACCTGCTTATCAAATGCGAAAAATAACGacgttgaaaataaaaacacgcacacacacacacaaacatactcAGCAAATTTCGTCATCGAAATGGGAATTTTTTTGTAGCTTGCAACTCGTCCATCTCAGGGAAAACAacttttacacacacaatcacGAACAGTTAGCTACGCAAACACGTTAATGCAAGTTAATTACCTTTTTATAAATGCAACTTTTCACGATTTTGCTATTgcgtttctttattttttcacaGCCCGAAATTCCGTTTAATTTGCCAGCTCCCAACAAATTGCTACTCtaatttttcttcttcttctctatGTCGCTGCGACGCGAACACACGACGTTCGTGGTGTCTGCTGCAAGACGGAGAAACGTAATCACTTTCGAATTTAATATAGCACGTATTTGCAGCACACGGTTTTTGTAATTaccaattaattatttaaacgtATTGCTTAGCAAAATCGTTAGGAAGCGgactttaattttttgtttcttcacTCTGACTTTTcttctttctgttttatttaacaCCTGTGTCGGAATGTGCCCAcaagctaaatttaaaaaatatacgtTTTAACACCAAAGGTATATACCCAAAATACCGAAACCCACATAATAGACTTTCGGCTAAACTTCGTGTAGTGTATTGTTTTTTCAAAGCAACAGAGAATTGAATCTAACTTCAACTcgtgatttaaaaaaatatatatgaccaAATTCCcgttaaaaatatagtttttcaaaaaaatgtCATATCAATAAACTAGTAACGGCATTTTATTCACAGTGGGGGGAGGTAGTCTTGGTGACAGCATTTGAAgttaaaaaataccgaaattaGTTTTTGCTAATTAACCAAtactaattttaaagttaccatcagaaaataatatgtttaacTGGGGgaaattatgtaaaaatgttaaatactccttttatttaaaactacaatattttaagcaaattaaaatactaaaaatgaaCCGAAAATACAACGGCCACTTATTCTAAAACGCTGTAGAAAGCTGTTTGCTATAGCACCACGCAAGAACAGCTGTCCCAAGGCGAACAGCTGTAGTATTTGTCATATCGATAACATTATCGATACTCGCGCATAAGTTATTGCCATGAAATCAAAACAACccatttgtttcttttctttttcttatctAGTCGAACTTTGAACGCCCGTTGCGGGCGCTGCTcgaataatgtaaatataacTAAGGCGCTAAATTAAAAGTGCAACATGGACTTTCGTAACGCCCGCGCCCGTCAACCGGAAATCGTGCGCTCCGTGCAAAAGGATGCACGTTACACCAACGAATTGGCCGAGGACTTGTCAGATATATTGCGAATAACCGGCCCACGAAACTGGATCAAGTACAATCAGTTATGCCAGCTGCTAGCTCAGTTAAGTTACCATGGCTTCGCCTCTGTCAATAACCTACAAACGTTGGGTGAGGAATACACAGGCATCATACAAGTGGATGGCAACTACAAGCAAATTCCCAGTCGACTGGTTAGCAAAGTCCTTGATACTTAATAAAATCATAGCTAATCCATTGCCTTATCTAGCTTCAACTGATGGCCATTATACTAGAGTTTGGTGGAGATGCGTTGTTCTTACGTCTGCTGCAAAAACTGGAACTCTACATAGCTGAGCACCAAGAGATTGTGCCGGATGCCAAGAAGAAGCTGCAACACCTCATTCAGCGCATGCGACAATCGCCCAGTTACATTAAGGCGTTGCACAAATCTCTATTCTATCTGGACGCCAGCAAATATCAGCTGTCCAAGCGCACCACAGGCATCAACTATGTGCTAATCCGGCACTGGTTGCAGCCTGAGTTTTCGCTGTATGGCTACAAAATATTGGGCATCATTACATTCCTGCAAGTGACCGTCTCGCTGGCCATTGGTGGTTGGGAGGCGTGGAAAGAGCACAAGCGCCAGCAACTGGAGGCCATCAAGCAAGCTGGAAAACGTTTTCTGCAGCGCGAGTCGAGCGTCAAGTCCTCAGCAGGAGATGCTCCTCAGTGTATTCTTTGCATGGAGCCGCGACAAAATAACAGTCTAACGCCGTGTGGTCATCTCTTCTGCTGGAGTTGCATACTCGAATGGCTGGAGGAACGTGACGAGTGTCCGTTGTGCCGTGAATCGCTGAAAAAGTCGCAGGTCATTCAACTGCAGAATTATGCCTAGGAAAATAACGATTTTAGGTATCCTTTGATGCCTTCTTTCTGATTTAACATCATGGATTATCTACATCCCTTAGTATGCTTGAAAAGTGTGGGCATTTCGGGGATCATCTTCATCCCTTAATAATCCTATAACAGGCAATTCTTGAATTCTATTGAGCTCTTTTTAGTCTTAGGAAGTGCTGGtcttttcataattattatccTTTTTTGTATTACGAAACGCCAGAATTTCTGGGATTGAGACGAACCCTTCTTATGTTTAAGTATAAAGCGATTTCGggttatttaatttttttctatgtCTAAGTATTAAAACCTTTTTGGGATATTCTTGAACCCTTTTTATGTCTTAGAAATATCCTTTTTGGGCATAAGATCAGAAACTCGTTTTATCCTTTCTTACCTTTAAATCGAGAGCATTTGTTGAACCTTTTTTGCGCCAAATAAAACAGGTATATTTAGGATTTGATTTTATCTTATGAAAGTAAGCATTTCAGAGATtgtgttaaatatatttctggtATTCTGTTCCTGTATATGTCTAAGTACTTCTTAGATAATAATGAACCCGTTGGAAATTCTGGAATGCTCTGAAATCTTTTAAGCatacaaaattgttattcTTCCATTTTATATcgtatttattgaatttgttctGTACATACTAGACTTAACAGCTTTGGCTTAACATTGATGTCTGTGTGGTGATGGTGTTTGGTGTccctaaaaaaaaaccttaaaactacaaattacaagttgtatttacaattaaaactcGAAGTGCCGAACACCACTTTAAATAATATCCAAATAAATAGTGCgattaaaaatttgctttcGTCGCCGTGACTCGAAAGCGGAACGTGCCTCCGACTGCGATTCGAAGGCAACACGAGCATCGCCCGTGGGTTTGCCCTCGTCATTGAAACGCCGTAGAATATCCTCGGGACTCAGTTTGTAGTCGCTAAAGAAACGCAGAATATCCTTCAGATCCGCCTTGAAGGGCACATTACGCATAGCGACGACGCAGCCAGGACGCGTAAATTTCTCGGGAATGCCATCATCATTGACATTGTTAGCAGGCGGACCATCGCCGCCATTCATAAGCGGGGCAGTAATAGGAGGCGGCAGCAGATCATCGGGACCCGCACCACGGGCGGCAAAGGGATTAAAGTGCTGCTGCTTggagctgttgctgtcgtcgctATCATGTGACGGTGGCAGCGATTGCTGAGGATTGTTgccagtgttgttgttgcgattgTCAGCATCATCGAAGCGACTTGGACCACGACGACGCGacgattgttgctgctgctgctgttgttgttgttgttgctgctgctgctgttgcatgggCGCTGGTGTCTTGTCCGTTTGTCGTGGCCCATTGCCACCGGGCAAATAGTTCATAAACGGTTTATTCATGCGATCCGCAATCTCTTGCGGCGTGATGGGCGCCAAGCGCAGACCACGCCCACGAAAACGACGATTGTGAAACTCACGTATGGCAATTTTGGCATTGTGCGCATCCCCGAACTCGACAATGAACTCGCCGGCGCTCTGATTGCGATCATTGAAGAGCATCTCAATGTGCTCGATGCGCAGATTTTCGGTCATAAAAAGCTCGCCGAGATCATTGATGCGTGTGGCATATTCACAGTTGTGGACACGCACAAAGACATCCTCTTGGCGAGGCGGTggctggttgttgttgttgttgttcatggCAAATGGACCTGGTcccatattgttgttgttgttcatgtgCATGCCATTGTtgtgcatgttgttgttggcattgttatttggtagctgttgttgctgctgaaagGCAAAAGGCATGTTGCCAAAGGGAggcatattgttgttgttgttattgttgttgtgttgcagctgtggttgctgctgctgttgaggctcattgttgttgcgtcGTCTTGGATCGCTGCTGAATTTGGCCTGCAACGCCAGCAActgttcctgttgctgctgttgttgcagcaattgttgctgctgctgttgttgctgtagctgttgttgctgcagctgttgttgttgctgctgcttttgttgctcgCGCTCAGCATCctcacgctgctgctgctcctccttcTGCAGCTGCTCGTTGGCTCTCCGCATCTTCTCTTTGGCATTCTGCATCTCCAGCTGGTTGCTGCCACGCACACGCAACTTTCTAAAGCCAATATAATGCCTCGAAGTGTCTTCCAAAGCGGAACGCGCTTCATTCTCGCGAGCAAACAACACAAAGGCGACAAACTCGCGACGATTGTTCGGACTGGGCGCGAGCAATATGTCCACAATGGTGCACGTGGCCGAGAACATTTTCATAATGTCCTGTTCGGTGGTCAGCTGTGGCAAGTCTTCCACATAGAGCACCAAGAGCGTTGGCTGTGCCCCCGAAGCAGCTGCACCACCACGATTgccagcaactgttgcagctgctccgCTTTctctgttgctgccaccacGTTGAGAACGTTCATCCGCCTGCTCGAACTCCTCATCACCGATGGGCACAATCTGCAGCAAACGATCCCGGAACATGGTGTTGTTGCGAGCCAACGCTTTCTGGGCACTCGAAACCCGAGAAAACTCAATGTAGGCGACCCCGGTGCGTGCCCCATTGGCGCCGCTCACAATCTTGATGCCATTGTGTGGGATGTAGAGACCagcaaaatacttgcgtagaTCACTGTACGAGGTGCTCGTGCACATGCCGCTAATCTTAATGTAGCACGTCTCGGCGACAGGCGCACccgagttgctgttgccgctgttgttacCTACCAGAGCATccgttgtggttgctgctgtgttgttactgttgccgCCTGGTGACAAGGCTGCGGCCACTTTGGTTgcctgctgttgcagcaacagctgctgctgctgaaagAGTTGCGGATACATTTGTGCATACGGATTGACATTGGCAAAGGCAatcggttgctgctgctgttgctgctgttcggcTGATAGTTCAgccaactgttgctgctgctgctgctgctgctgcgaagGCGCAGCTACATTGAgattgtagttgttggtggtcgtgttgctgctgtagctcTGCAGCCCTGGCGGCAGCACCGACATCAAACCCAACTGTggcgccacagcagcaacagctgctggtGCAATGGCCCATGGCGACAACACCGGCTTGGCTGGCGGCATTTTCAAGTCGCGCTCGCTGCTGTCGCCACGCAGATCGCCGCGTCGCTTGCGTAGTCCACGTTGATCGCGATGATAATGCTGATCGCGAGCATCGCGATCGCGTATGTTGCGATTGTCACGACTATCGCGACTGTCATCGCTGCTGCTCGagcggctgcggctgcgactgcgcGATCGACTTATGCTGCGACTATGTCgggcattgctgctgctgtgaatATGATTGCGAGAGCGTCGCGCATTGAAATGCGGCGACGTGTCTGTAGGCGAGTGTCTGGAGACATCGGCCAGCGATACGCCCGCCTGCTGTTGGTAAGCCAAGAAAGAGggaactgttgctgttgctgctgcagctgctgctgtggcaacaCTGGTTGCTGCTAAAACTGGAGCAGCGGCTGATTGCTGCTTGAgctgcacttgctgctgcagctgactAATGAAACTGCCAATGATCGGCGGCTGTGGCACTGGGGGCATGGCTACGgcagccgcagctgcagccacTGTGGCAGCTACTGCGGTGGCTGGCACAGCGGCAACAGTTgccgctgcagcagttgcTACGCTCACTTTGCGCGCCGTCTCGATCACCTTTTGCATTTCGGCGCGCGACGAGAGCAACAATCGCACCTGAATCTCCATTAGCTTCTCGCGATCCTTCAACATCGCACAGCGTGCGTCCTCATCGGTGCTGTAGATTATtggagagagaagagaaaagcaacaaataagCGCAATGTTTAAACTCAATAAACTGATGTAAAGAATGCTAGTAGAAAAGTAACATCAGATCTGAAATCgctaaaataattattatataaatttagtgtCTCACTTTC
This is a stretch of genomic DNA from Drosophila albomicans strain 15112-1751.03 chromosome 3, ASM965048v2, whole genome shotgun sequence. It encodes these proteins:
- the LOC117572753 gene encoding peroxisome biogenesis factor 10, with the translated sequence MDFRNARARQPEIVRSVQKDARYTNELAEDLSDILRITGPRNWIKYNQLCQLLAQLSYHGFASVNNLQTLGEEYTGIIQVDGNYKQIPSRLLQLMAIILEFGGDALFLRLLQKLELYIAEHQEIVPDAKKKLQHLIQRMRQSPSYIKALHKSLFYLDASKYQLSKRTTGINYVLIRHWLQPEFSLYGYKILGIITFLQVTVSLAIGGWEAWKEHKRQQLEAIKQAGKRFLQRESSVKSSAGDAPQCILCMEPRQNNSLTPCGHLFCWSCILEWLEERDECPLCRESLKKSQVIQLQNYA
- the LOC117572750 gene encoding AF4/FMR2 family member lilli; translation: MSVIIRLQNLPWTANARDIRNFFTGLSIPEGGVHIIGGEMGDAFIAFSTDEDARCAMLKDREKLMEIQVRLLLSSRAEMQKVIETARKVSVATAAAATVAAVPATAVAATVAAAAAAVAMPPVPQPPIIGSFISQLQQQVQLKQQSAAAPVLAATSVATAAAAAATATVPSFLAYQQQAGVSLADVSRHSPTDTSPHFNARRSRNHIHSSSNARHSRSISRSRSRSRSRSSSSDDSRDSRDNRNIRDRDARDQHYHRDQRGLRKRRGDLRGDSSERDLKMPPAKPVLSPWAIAPAAVAAVAPQLGLMSVLPPGLQSYSSNTTTNNYNLNVAAPSQQQQQQQQQLAELSAEQQQQQQQPIAFANVNPYAQMYPQLFQQQQLLLQQQATKVAAALSPGGNSNNTAATTTDALVGNNSGNSNSGAPVAETCYIKISGMCTSTSYSDLRKYFAGLYIPHNGIKIVSGANGARTGVAYIEFSRVSSAQKALARNNTMFRDRLLQIVPIGDEEFEQADERSQRGGSNRESGAAATVAGNRGGAAASGAQPTLLVLYVEDLPQLTTEQDIMKMFSATCTIVDILLAPSPNNRREFVAFVLFARENEARSALEDTSRHYIGFRKLRVRGSNQLEMQNAKEKMRRANEQLQKEEQQQREDAEREQQKQQQQQQLQQQQLQQQQQQQQLLQQQQQQEQLLALQAKFSSDPRRRNNNEPQQQQQPQLQHNNNNNNNNMPPFGNMPFAFQQQQQLPNNNANNNMHNNGMHMNNNNNMGPGPFAMNNNNNNQPPPRQEDVFVRVHNCEYATRINDLGELFMTENLRIEHIEMLFNDRNQSAGEFIVEFGDAHNAKIAIREFHNRRFRGRGLRLAPITPQEIADRMNKPFMNYLPGGNGPRQTDKTPAPMQQQQQQQQQQQQQQQQSSRRRGPSRFDDADNRNNNTGNNPQQSLPPSHDSDDSNSSKQQHFNPFAARGAGPDDLLPPPITAPLMNGGDGPPANNVNDDGIPEKFTRPGCVVAMRNVPFKADLKDILRFFSDYKLSPEDILRRFNDEGKPTGDARVAFESQSEARSAFESRRRKQIFNRTIYLDII